The proteins below are encoded in one region of Candidatus Thermoplasmatota archaeon:
- a CDS encoding DUF4332 domain-containing protein, translating to MALVDRRADDETGRREGVGNGERERYGSRERGEREGDAADAGVWTWLVGIAGGLVAVAGLVAAVLVFAGGEAAGASNVTILAALAVATAVIAGGGLVVAAVVLGRYARATSIADALERRLDESVPRHAVARSVLDRSFDARFAALEAGAADLPAIRSAVADLDSRATEAGRALSGGDEGASEEGEALRRIPTSALAGVTDAQVRRYRDAGVRTTWELAASDPSDLSRRADVPESTVRRHQAMAELLTLDDVEPEDAATLVAAGVTSVEELAGSDPDRLADAIAETPAPSGASTIYMRDVEAWVEGARRERARLSRRTEVPAGVERP from the coding sequence GTGGCATTGGTCGATCGGCGAGCGGACGACGAGACGGGACGACGCGAGGGCGTCGGGAACGGGGAGCGCGAACGCTATGGATCCCGCGAGCGCGGGGAAAGGGAGGGTGACGCCGCGGACGCGGGGGTCTGGACGTGGCTCGTCGGGATCGCGGGCGGGCTCGTGGCCGTTGCGGGTCTCGTGGCGGCCGTCCTCGTCTTCGCGGGCGGCGAAGCGGCGGGGGCCTCCAACGTCACCATCCTCGCCGCGCTCGCGGTGGCGACCGCCGTCATCGCCGGCGGAGGACTCGTCGTCGCCGCGGTGGTGCTGGGACGCTACGCGCGCGCGACGTCCATCGCGGACGCGCTCGAACGCCGCCTCGACGAAAGCGTGCCCCGGCACGCCGTCGCGCGTTCGGTTCTCGATCGATCCTTCGACGCGCGCTTCGCCGCGCTCGAGGCGGGCGCAGCCGACCTTCCCGCCATTCGATCGGCCGTGGCGGATCTCGATTCCCGCGCGACCGAGGCGGGGCGGGCGCTGAGCGGCGGCGACGAGGGAGCGTCGGAGGAGGGCGAAGCGTTGCGGCGTATCCCGACCTCGGCGCTTGCGGGCGTCACGGACGCGCAGGTCCGTCGCTACCGCGACGCGGGCGTGCGCACGACGTGGGAGCTTGCGGCGTCGGACCCGAGCGACCTCTCCCGGCGCGCGGACGTTCCTGAATCGACCGTCCGGCGGCACCAGGCGATGGCGGAGCTCCTCACGCTCGACGACGTGGAGCCGGAGGACGCCGCCACGCTCGTTGCCGCGGGCGTCACGAGCGTGGAGGAGCTTGCGGGATCCGATCCGGATCGGCTCGCGGACGCGATCGCCGAGACGCCCGCCCCGTCCGGCGCCTCCACCATCTACATGCGCGACGTCGAGGCCTGGGTCGAGGGCGCCCGGCGCGAGCGCGCGCGCCTGAGCCGCCGCACCGAGGTGCCCGCGGGCGTCGAGCGGCCGTAG
- a CDS encoding PLP-dependent aspartate aminotransferase family protein — translation MTTWREATKSVHGDDTGPREGPVTTPIAQTSTFGFLDTQAIDDLYEGRREGHAYSRYSNPTVASAARRVAVLEGGEAGILTASGMGAVTAIVLAHAKAGGRILAVQDTYGGTTALFERILPRFGVRVDRFPTADAKSLERALADGGADLVWLESPTNPTLRLVDLDAVSAIARDAGVPTAIDSTFASPINAKPLAHGIDVVMHSATKYLGGHADLTLGAIVASRKRLAAIEAVARTLGATPDPHAAFLLERGLKTLELRVKRANANAQSLAEWLERHPKVARVHYPGLLSHPQHALARRVMPGGGGGVVSFDLKAGTKAAAVAFADALRLVRNAASLGGVESLVTLPVVQSHRSLSPQQLAASGITPGTVRLACGVEDVGDLRADLDQALAKVP, via the coding sequence GTGACGACGTGGCGGGAAGCGACGAAGAGCGTGCACGGCGACGACACGGGTCCGCGGGAAGGACCCGTCACGACCCCCATCGCGCAGACGAGCACCTTCGGATTCCTGGACACGCAGGCGATCGACGACCTCTATGAAGGACGCCGCGAGGGGCACGCCTACTCGCGGTACTCGAATCCCACCGTCGCGTCGGCCGCGCGCCGCGTCGCCGTGCTCGAGGGCGGGGAAGCGGGGATCCTCACGGCCTCGGGCATGGGCGCGGTCACGGCCATCGTCCTCGCCCATGCGAAGGCCGGGGGCCGCATCCTCGCGGTCCAGGACACCTACGGGGGGACGACCGCGCTCTTCGAGCGGATCCTTCCCCGCTTCGGCGTCAGGGTCGACCGGTTCCCGACGGCCGACGCGAAAAGCCTCGAACGGGCGCTCGCGGACGGGGGCGCCGACCTCGTGTGGCTCGAAAGCCCCACGAATCCCACGCTCCGCCTCGTCGATCTCGACGCCGTCTCCGCCATCGCGCGCGACGCGGGCGTCCCGACGGCGATCGACAGCACGTTCGCGTCGCCGATCAACGCGAAGCCCCTCGCGCACGGCATCGACGTCGTGATGCACAGCGCGACGAAATACCTCGGCGGGCACGCGGACCTCACGCTCGGCGCGATCGTCGCCTCGCGAAAGCGCCTCGCGGCGATCGAGGCGGTCGCGAGGACGCTCGGCGCGACGCCGGATCCCCACGCGGCCTTCCTCCTCGAGCGCGGCCTCAAGACGCTCGAGCTGCGGGTGAAGCGCGCGAACGCGAACGCGCAGTCGCTCGCCGAGTGGCTGGAGCGCCACCCCAAGGTCGCGCGCGTCCACTACCCGGGCCTCCTGTCGCACCCCCAGCACGCGCTCGCGCGCCGCGTCATGCCGGGCGGCGGGGGCGGCGTCGTCTCCTTCGACCTCAAGGCGGGGACGAAAGCCGCCGCGGTCGCCTTCGCCGACGCGCTGAGGCTCGTCCGCAACGCCGCGAGCCTCGGCGGGGTCGAGAGCCTCGTGACGCTGCCCGTCGTGCAGTCGCACCGCTCGCTCTCGCCGCAGCAGCTGGCCGCCTCCGGCATCACCCCGGGGACCGTGCGCCTCGCGTGCGGCGTCGAGGACGTGGGCGACCTCCGGGCGGACCTCGACCAGGCGCTTGCGAAGGTCCCGTGA
- a CDS encoding MBL fold metallo-hydrolase, whose protein sequence is MRFAQLKLGPMANFSYVFGDDAGRGAIVDPGFEPERLLAEADRLGLAVERVLITHGHDDHVRGLDHVVRATRAKVVAHPDSRLPFDVATTHGGAFHVGALEVRAWHTPGHQPDAVSFEVDRRLLFTGDTLFIGECGRADLPGSDPRALHASLLGVLASLPRHLEVYPGHDYGPLPHATLGHEFESNYTLEPRDVEAFVRFMAEP, encoded by the coding sequence GTGCGGTTCGCGCAGCTCAAGCTTGGCCCCATGGCGAACTTCTCGTACGTCTTCGGGGACGACGCGGGTCGCGGGGCGATCGTCGACCCCGGATTCGAGCCCGAACGCCTCCTCGCGGAGGCCGACCGCCTCGGCCTCGCGGTGGAGCGCGTGCTGATCACGCACGGCCACGACGACCACGTGCGCGGCCTCGACCACGTCGTCCGCGCCACGCGCGCGAAGGTGGTGGCGCACCCCGATTCGCGCCTCCCGTTCGACGTCGCCACGACGCACGGAGGCGCCTTCCACGTCGGGGCGCTCGAGGTGCGCGCTTGGCACACGCCCGGCCACCAGCCCGACGCGGTCTCCTTCGAGGTCGACCGCCGTCTGCTCTTCACGGGCGACACGCTCTTCATCGGGGAGTGCGGCCGCGCGGACCTCCCCGGGTCCGACCCGCGCGCGCTCCACGCGAGCCTCCTCGGCGTCCTCGCGTCCCTCCCCCGGCACCTCGAGGTGTATCCCGGCCACGACTACGGGCCCCTCCCGCACGCGACGCTCGGGCACGAGTTCGAATCGAACTACACCCTCGAGCCGCGCGATGTCGAGGCCTTCGTGCGCTTCATGGCCGAGCCGTGA
- the psmB gene encoding archaeal proteasome endopeptidase complex subunit beta: protein MQPFTQDPIQATKTGTTTVGIVCKDGVVMGADMRATMGHLISHKETQKLFRIDDHLGMTIAGLVGDAQVLARWLTAEVELYKVKRNADMSVKAAATLMSNVMNQRKFAPFYVQLLVGGIDLEGGHMYSLDAAGGSIPDKYATTGSGSVFVYGVLEDRYEDDLSVDDGLNLAIRGISAAMKRDSASGDGMSVAAITKKDGFKRLEKEEIDRRKKKMGLK, encoded by the coding sequence ATGCAGCCGTTCACCCAGGACCCCATCCAGGCCACCAAGACGGGAACCACGACGGTCGGCATCGTCTGCAAGGACGGCGTCGTCATGGGCGCCGACATGCGCGCCACGATGGGGCACCTCATCTCCCACAAGGAGACCCAGAAGCTCTTCCGCATCGACGACCACCTCGGCATGACCATCGCCGGCCTCGTCGGCGACGCGCAGGTCCTCGCCCGGTGGCTCACCGCGGAAGTCGAGCTCTACAAGGTCAAGCGCAACGCCGACATGAGCGTCAAGGCCGCGGCGACCCTGATGAGCAACGTCATGAACCAGCGCAAGTTCGCGCCGTTCTACGTGCAGCTCCTCGTCGGCGGCATCGACCTCGAAGGCGGGCACATGTACTCCCTCGACGCGGCCGGCGGCTCCATCCCCGACAAGTACGCGACGACGGGCTCCGGCTCGGTCTTCGTGTACGGCGTCCTCGAGGACCGCTACGAGGACGACCTGAGCGTCGACGACGGCCTGAACCTCGCGATCCGCGGCATCAGCGCCGCGATGAAGCGCGACAGCGCCTCGGGCGACGGCATGTCGGTCGCGGCCATCACCAAGAAGGACGGATTCAAGCGCCTCGAGAAAGAGGAGATCGACCGCAGGAAGAAGAAGATGGGCCTCAAGTAA
- a CDS encoding SMC family ATPase — protein sequence MRLGSLRLVNYRRFRDATLEFPDGVTALVGKNGAGKSTLLEALAWAIYGHDAARTGKDLIKRRGAGPAEDVRVELRFTHAGNAYEVVRQLRGASQSHVAELSVDGRVVVPAGANAHREVTAYLERALHLDKHAFFTSLVARQRDLNALSDMTPGARKKVVLAMLRIDAVDDAVARARADRRDRLVAAATLAESLADPKALEARRLAAAEARAVAASRRDALAVEAEGLNAVVEAARSDVRALEAKARDHHVLASRLSEARGRLAALDGELATLAREAAAAEAARAELATFGEAEAAYDAARVEVERRRAAAEKRAARARRVAERDRLAASLAAVERDLVAKRGDLEGRGAERRLHDRAVAALAAAREARAAIARERAVALSEARGHAEVAVRARDRRARIESLGPATACPTCARPLGAHLDEVLGTFDREVEAALAREREAKARAAAKEAEDAAKREEERALVEREAELARKVRDLAMLEGAVPALAARVAEERARLDALDLDLDLARDVLEPDDPQGDRAASEALAAALRRRDRARALAPVAARRDAIAERRAVQAEVARGLQVEAEELGRRLAALAFSDRALADASDRFDRAKTAREEARIGIERAQAAVDRADADLAAVAREVEANAARSRERDEHLAAAALLERLAGDRDQGLLVEFKNSLVSRIRPALGLYAGALFRELTEGRYADIEVDEDYDLAVVDDGVPYPLARFSGGEGDLANLCLRLAVSQVLAERAGGADFGFLALDEVFGSQDDARKANILRAMGRLSSQFRQILLITHVDDVKESVDRVVRVVDLADGSSDLEAS from the coding sequence GTGAGGCTCGGCTCGCTGAGGCTCGTCAACTACCGTCGCTTCCGCGACGCGACCCTCGAATTCCCCGACGGCGTCACCGCGCTCGTCGGCAAGAACGGGGCCGGCAAGAGCACGCTCCTCGAGGCGCTCGCGTGGGCGATCTACGGGCACGACGCGGCGCGCACCGGGAAGGACCTCATCAAACGCCGCGGCGCGGGGCCCGCGGAGGACGTGCGCGTGGAGCTGCGCTTCACGCACGCGGGTAACGCGTACGAGGTCGTGCGGCAGCTGCGCGGGGCTTCGCAAAGCCACGTCGCGGAGCTCTCGGTGGACGGCCGCGTCGTGGTGCCCGCGGGCGCGAACGCGCACCGCGAGGTGACGGCCTACCTCGAGCGCGCGCTCCATCTCGACAAGCACGCGTTCTTCACGAGCCTCGTCGCGCGCCAGCGCGACCTGAACGCGCTTTCGGACATGACGCCGGGGGCGCGCAAGAAGGTGGTCCTCGCGATGCTTCGCATCGACGCGGTCGACGACGCCGTCGCGCGGGCGCGCGCCGACCGCCGCGACCGCCTCGTCGCCGCGGCGACCCTCGCGGAATCCCTCGCGGACCCGAAGGCGCTCGAGGCGCGCCGCCTCGCGGCCGCCGAAGCCCGCGCGGTTGCCGCTTCGCGGCGCGACGCCCTCGCGGTCGAGGCCGAGGGCCTGAACGCCGTCGTCGAGGCCGCCCGCTCCGACGTGCGCGCGCTCGAGGCGAAGGCGCGCGACCACCACGTCCTCGCGTCGCGTCTCTCGGAGGCGCGCGGCCGCCTCGCAGCCCTCGACGGCGAGCTTGCGACCCTCGCGCGCGAGGCGGCCGCCGCGGAGGCCGCGCGCGCGGAGCTCGCGACCTTCGGCGAAGCCGAGGCCGCGTACGACGCGGCCCGCGTCGAGGTCGAACGGCGACGCGCGGCCGCCGAGAAGCGCGCGGCGCGCGCGCGGCGCGTCGCGGAGCGCGACCGGCTCGCGGCCTCGCTCGCCGCCGTCGAACGCGACCTCGTCGCGAAACGGGGCGACCTCGAAGGCCGCGGCGCGGAGCGTCGCCTCCACGATCGCGCCGTCGCCGCGCTCGCGGCCGCGCGCGAGGCCCGGGCCGCCATCGCCCGCGAGCGCGCCGTCGCGCTGTCGGAGGCCCGCGGCCACGCCGAGGTCGCGGTCCGGGCGCGCGACCGTCGGGCGCGCATCGAGTCGCTCGGGCCCGCGACGGCGTGCCCGACGTGCGCGCGACCGCTGGGCGCGCACCTCGACGAGGTCCTCGGGACGTTCGACCGCGAAGTCGAGGCGGCCCTCGCCCGGGAGCGCGAGGCGAAGGCCCGGGCCGCCGCGAAGGAAGCCGAAGACGCCGCGAAGCGCGAGGAGGAGCGCGCCCTCGTCGAGCGGGAGGCCGAGCTCGCCCGCAAGGTCCGGGACCTCGCGATGCTCGAGGGAGCCGTCCCCGCCCTCGCCGCGCGCGTCGCCGAGGAGCGCGCGCGCCTCGACGCGCTCGACCTCGACCTCGACCTCGCCCGGGACGTCCTCGAACCCGACGACCCGCAAGGCGACCGCGCCGCAAGCGAGGCGCTCGCGGCCGCCCTGAGGCGGCGCGACCGCGCGCGGGCGCTCGCGCCCGTCGCCGCGCGACGCGACGCGATCGCGGAGCGGCGCGCCGTCCAGGCCGAGGTCGCGCGGGGGCTCCAGGTCGAGGCCGAGGAACTCGGGAGGCGTCTCGCCGCCCTCGCCTTTAGCGATCGCGCGCTCGCGGACGCGTCGGACCGCTTCGACCGCGCGAAGACGGCGCGGGAGGAGGCGCGCATCGGGATCGAGCGGGCGCAGGCCGCCGTCGACCGCGCGGATGCGGACCTCGCGGCCGTCGCGCGCGAAGTCGAGGCGAACGCGGCGCGCTCGCGCGAGCGCGACGAGCATCTCGCCGCGGCGGCGCTGCTCGAACGCCTCGCGGGGGACCGCGACCAGGGGCTCCTCGTCGAGTTCAAGAACAGCCTCGTGAGCCGCATCCGACCCGCGCTCGGTCTTTACGCGGGCGCGCTCTTCCGGGAGCTCACGGAGGGTCGCTACGCGGACATCGAGGTCGACGAGGACTACGATCTCGCCGTCGTCGACGACGGCGTCCCCTACCCCCTTGCGCGCTTTTCGGGCGGCGAGGGCGACCTCGCGAACCTCTGCCTGCGCCTCGCGGTGAGCCAGGTCCTCGCCGAGCGCGCGGGCGGCGCGGACTTCGGCTTCCTCGCGCTCGACGAGGTCTTCGGAAGCCAGGACGACGCGCGGAAGGCCAACATCCTCCGCGCGATGGGGCGGTTGTCGTCCCAGTTCAGGCAGATCCTCCTCATCACGCACGTGGACGACGTGAAGGAGAGCGTCGACCGTGTCGTGCGTGTCGTCGACCTCGCGGACGGGTCGAGCGACCTCGAGGCCTCGTGA
- a CDS encoding cation:proton antiporter: MAGGGAMGAVLLDLLVVLAAARLLGVVAEKIGQPAVVGELLAGVALGPSLLGWIAPPDLGSALASGDGGLILSSQALLLVAELGVILLLFEVGLTSDLREMTRVGRSAVFVAILGVVVSFAAGVGASVLLARLGVWPDAAIFHVFIGATFTATSVGITARVLADLGRLSTPDARVILGAAVLDDVVGLIILAVVSALAAGALSPEGLALKIGLAVGFLVLLVGAGLALAPRIVGWAQRHGAAGSALAAGFAVAIGYAFLAVETGLAAVVGAFAAGLVLAGSTPIRELREGVRPLATIFTPFFFAVMGLHVDLGALAAGGPLMIAVGLFLSVIAILGKLAAGLGVVEKGVSKLVVAVGMVPRGEVGLIFAGLGLTALGIGAAEYSAIILVVIVTTFVTPPALKVALARRGSTLRLDRDQDLEVEKVGDEARPLDRVP, encoded by the coding sequence ATGGCTGGCGGCGGCGCGATGGGGGCGGTCCTCCTCGACCTGCTCGTCGTCCTCGCGGCCGCGCGCCTCCTCGGCGTCGTCGCCGAGAAGATCGGGCAACCCGCCGTCGTGGGGGAGCTGCTTGCGGGCGTCGCGCTCGGGCCGTCGCTTCTCGGCTGGATCGCGCCGCCGGACCTCGGCTCCGCGCTCGCCTCGGGGGACGGGGGCCTCATCCTCTCCTCGCAGGCGCTCCTCCTTGTCGCCGAGCTCGGCGTCATCCTTTTGCTCTTCGAGGTCGGCCTCACGAGCGATCTGCGCGAGATGACGCGCGTCGGCCGCAGCGCCGTGTTCGTCGCGATCCTCGGCGTCGTCGTCTCGTTCGCGGCGGGCGTGGGAGCGAGCGTGCTGCTCGCGAGGCTCGGCGTCTGGCCCGATGCCGCCATCTTCCACGTGTTCATCGGCGCGACCTTCACGGCGACGAGCGTCGGCATCACGGCGCGCGTCCTCGCGGATCTCGGTCGCCTCTCGACGCCCGATGCGCGCGTCATCCTCGGCGCGGCCGTCCTCGACGACGTCGTCGGCCTCATCATCCTTGCCGTCGTCTCGGCCCTCGCGGCCGGCGCGCTCTCGCCCGAGGGCCTCGCGCTCAAGATCGGCCTCGCGGTCGGTTTCCTCGTTCTCCTCGTGGGCGCGGGGCTCGCCCTCGCGCCGCGGATCGTCGGTTGGGCGCAACGCCACGGCGCGGCGGGAAGCGCCCTTGCCGCGGGCTTCGCGGTCGCGATCGGCTACGCCTTCCTCGCGGTCGAAACGGGGCTCGCGGCCGTCGTGGGCGCCTTCGCGGCCGGCCTCGTCCTCGCGGGGTCCACGCCCATCCGCGAGCTGCGCGAAGGCGTGAGGCCTCTTGCGACCATCTTCACGCCGTTCTTCTTCGCGGTCATGGGCCTCCACGTGGACCTCGGCGCGCTCGCAGCGGGCGGGCCCCTCATGATCGCGGTCGGCCTCTTCCTCTCGGTCATCGCCATCCTCGGCAAGCTCGCCGCCGGCCTCGGCGTCGTGGAGAAGGGCGTCTCGAAGCTCGTCGTCGCCGTCGGCATGGTTCCGCGCGGCGAGGTGGGCCTCATCTTCGCCGGTCTCGGGCTCACCGCGCTGGGCATCGGCGCGGCCGAATACTCGGCGATCATCCTCGTCGTGATCGTGACGACGTTCGTGACGCCGCCCGCGCTGAAGGTCGCCCTCGCGCGACGCGGGTCGACCCTACGGCTCGACCGCGACCAGGACCTTGAGGTCGAGAAGGTCGGCGACGAGGCCCGGCCCCTCGATCGGGTACCTTGA
- a CDS encoding EamA family transporter: MAERAPLRVHLVMLAVVATWGAAFTAIKIGLEALSPWHLTLYRFAVAAPLFAALLVLAGVPRFDRADRWKIAFVSVFSVAGYHFALNYGETAVSAGTAAIVVATSPLWTALISARLLRESITSFKLAGIALALAGVVVTVTLGAGRAIDVSYGLGALVVLMAPIVWACVSVVSKPLVLRYGAIPFSASTTLLGTALLLPILALGPGPVLALPAGAALAVLFLGLFATVGGYVGFNYALRHLTPTETMAYVYLNPLFALLWGALFAGEAPTAFVLAGAALVLAGVALVNWRR, translated from the coding sequence GTGGCCGAGCGCGCCCCCCTCCGGGTCCACCTCGTCATGCTCGCGGTCGTCGCGACGTGGGGCGCCGCCTTCACGGCGATCAAGATCGGACTCGAGGCGCTATCCCCGTGGCATCTCACGCTCTACCGCTTCGCGGTCGCCGCCCCCCTGTTCGCGGCGCTCCTCGTCCTCGCGGGCGTCCCGCGCTTCGACCGCGCGGACCGGTGGAAGATCGCGTTCGTCTCGGTCTTCTCCGTCGCGGGCTACCACTTCGCGTTGAATTACGGCGAGACGGCGGTGAGCGCGGGGACGGCCGCGATCGTCGTCGCGACCAGCCCGCTCTGGACCGCCCTCATCTCGGCCCGCCTCCTGCGGGAATCGATCACGTCGTTCAAGCTTGCGGGCATCGCGCTCGCGCTCGCGGGCGTCGTCGTCACGGTGACGCTCGGGGCGGGACGCGCGATCGACGTCTCGTACGGGTTGGGCGCCCTCGTCGTGCTCATGGCGCCCATCGTGTGGGCCTGCGTGAGCGTCGTCTCGAAGCCGCTCGTGCTGCGCTACGGAGCCATCCCGTTCTCGGCGTCGACGACGCTTCTCGGCACCGCCCTTCTCCTTCCCATCCTCGCGCTCGGGCCCGGGCCGGTCCTCGCGCTTCCCGCGGGAGCCGCGCTCGCGGTGCTCTTCCTCGGCCTCTTCGCGACCGTCGGCGGGTACGTCGGCTTCAACTACGCCCTCCGCCATCTGACCCCGACGGAGACCATGGCCTACGTCTACCTCAACCCGCTCTTCGCGCTCCTTTGGGGCGCGCTCTTCGCGGGCGAGGCGCCCACCGCGTTCGTCCTCGCGGGCGCGGCCCTCGTGCTTGCGGGCGTGGCCCTCGTCAATTGGAGGCGCTGA
- the pgk gene encoding phosphoglycerate kinase: MAAPPVKPYLTIEDLPLAGKTALLRLDINAPIVNGRIQGKDRIEAAAATVDALCSKGAKVVILAHQGRKGGDDFTSLKEHAEVLDGFATAKVGFVADVAGPEAIAAIKALPRGEALMLENVRGLDDESKKGKPADLAKLPFVVALASVADLYVNDAFSAAHRAQTSLVAFPEILPSAAGLTMDRELTALAKAVDEPERPAVYFLGGAKPEDSIAVMKANFAKGTLDTALLGGLVANLFMLARGHELGKPNVEILERKGILKLLPEAQALLEEYDAGIVTPDSVAIKDGHGKRVDLWLEDLPTNHPILDLGDESIATYLDIIADAGSLMMNGPAGLYEDPAFAKGTKAVIGAFAESDAFSLMGGGHTVTAIGQFGLTFEDFGYVSLAGGALMSYLTGEELPAVKALKDAAARHRAPSPSP; encoded by the coding sequence ATGGCCGCCCCACCGGTCAAGCCCTACCTGACGATCGAGGACCTCCCGCTTGCCGGGAAGACCGCCCTCCTCCGCCTCGACATCAACGCGCCCATCGTCAATGGGCGCATCCAGGGCAAGGACCGCATCGAGGCCGCGGCCGCGACCGTCGACGCGCTCTGCTCGAAGGGCGCGAAGGTCGTCATCCTCGCCCACCAGGGCCGCAAGGGCGGCGACGATTTCACGAGCCTCAAGGAGCACGCCGAGGTGCTCGACGGATTCGCGACCGCCAAGGTGGGCTTCGTCGCCGACGTCGCGGGCCCGGAAGCGATCGCGGCGATCAAGGCACTCCCCCGCGGCGAGGCCCTCATGCTCGAGAACGTCCGAGGCCTCGACGACGAGTCGAAGAAGGGCAAGCCCGCGGACCTCGCGAAGCTCCCGTTCGTCGTGGCGCTCGCCTCCGTCGCGGACCTCTACGTGAACGACGCGTTCTCGGCCGCGCACCGCGCGCAGACGAGCCTGGTCGCGTTCCCGGAGATCCTTCCCTCCGCCGCCGGCCTCACGATGGACCGCGAGCTCACCGCCCTCGCGAAAGCCGTCGACGAGCCCGAGCGGCCCGCGGTCTATTTCCTCGGCGGGGCGAAGCCCGAGGACTCGATCGCCGTCATGAAGGCCAACTTCGCGAAGGGCACGCTCGACACGGCGCTCCTCGGCGGCCTTGTGGCGAACCTTTTCATGCTCGCGCGCGGCCACGAGCTCGGCAAGCCGAACGTCGAGATCCTCGAGCGCAAGGGCATCCTCAAGCTCCTCCCCGAGGCGCAAGCCCTCCTCGAGGAGTACGACGCGGGCATCGTCACGCCCGACTCGGTCGCGATCAAGGACGGGCACGGGAAGCGTGTCGACCTCTGGCTCGAGGACCTTCCGACGAACCATCCGATCCTGGACCTCGGCGACGAGTCCATCGCGACCTACCTCGACATCATCGCCGACGCGGGCTCGCTCATGATGAACGGCCCCGCGGGGCTCTACGAGGACCCGGCCTTCGCGAAGGGAACGAAGGCCGTCATCGGCGCGTTCGCGGAATCGGACGCGTTCTCGCTCATGGGGGGCGGCCACACGGTGACCGCGATCGGCCAGTTCGGGCTGACCTTCGAGGACTTCGGCTACGTGTCGCTTGCGGGCGGCGCGCTCATGAGCTATCTCACCGGCGAAGAGCTGCCGGCCGTCAAGGCCCTCAAGGACGCGGCGGCCCGCCACCGCGCCCCTTCGCCCTCCCCGTGA